The genomic region catcgttagccacgaaataattttacaaactaaacacaatatattacattgaaaaccgaaccccagcgcgaagcgagggttcgaacactagtacTATCAAGACAAAACACTGTTTCACTATTCATCGATAGTAATCAGTGATATTTTTGTCATTTCACCTTTTTCTTTTTTACATCTATGCCACAATCACTACACCTCTAACTATACCACCTACCTCcagccaccaccactaccaccactccaCCATCCCTGCCACCTTCCACCGCCACCATTAACCTCCCGACGAACGTTGAACTCCGACAACCACCCGGCATCACCAACAGTCAGCACCACCGTTTATATCCATCGAACACCGGGCAACACCGCTGCCGACCTCACCTCCACCAACGTTTTTCGACGAAACCACCGGACTCCAACTACGACCGTCAATCTCCATTCGGTACCATCACCAAAACCGATTCGGTACCATCACCAAAACCGTCGATCGGTTAACAACCGTCGATCTTCGTCCATCCTCCATCACTAACAGCATCCGTCAAACACCAAGGTTTTACGGGAAAAAAAGAGAGGGTGAGGGCCGCTAAGCAAAAGTGGGTGGCGGTGGATGAATGGTGGTGATGGCGTCCGGATTTGTTAAAAATGATGTTGGCGGCGTATTTGTGTGTGAGTGAGTAGATGATGTGGTGGGTTCAGTTGGATCTAGGTTGAAGTGAAGGAGGTAGAGACTAGAGAGAGGGTTTGCAGATGAAATGAAAATGAATTTTACGGAGTATTTGTTTTCAATTTGCATTTTTTTATGGCTAAAATAGTGGGCTATGCCCCATTTATATCATAATTTAATTTTGGGACCTCACATTTCTTATGGCCTATTGATCCAACGAATGTTATATTTGTAATGCCCTCTTTTATTAATCAtgagttttattttttattttttttcgtataAATAAAGTTTTCATGAATTAGTTTAGTCAAAATAAAAGGTGTTTTTTTATCTACAAATATTTGTATCTTTATCCATAGCTTTGATTTAAGGGCTAGAGGAAAACAATTAATTTTTTCTTTTTGGTCATAAAAAATGCCTTCTAAcattaaaaagaaaaaataaataaataacttttttTAAAATCCTTTTTTCCAACTTTTTTTCCATTAAATTTATAAACATACAATTAACCGATCACTAATCGATCAAAATCACTGACCGTTAACCGATTGAAAACACCCTACAGCAAAGCGCGGGAgatatttaaaataacatttaaatctttgatggGTTATAGCTTTTAGTTCTACtcaagttgcgcttcaacgacatcatcgttagctacgaaataattttacaaactaaacgcaataaaatacattgtaaaccGAACTCCCGGCGCAACGCGAGGGAGCACAACTAGTTTAATCTATCTATTTAATTGGCTTTAATCATAACCACTGGATCTGACAGCTGTAAATTACACATGGCGTATGGTGCTACTAATGCGGTTATAATGACAATTAGGCTGGACTAaactctcttatatatatatatatatatatatatatatatatatatatatatatatatatatatatatatatatatatatatatatatatatatatatatatatatatatatatatatatgaatgaatgaATTGGTTCATGTACATTAAATCTTAAAATACATAAGGTATTAAGTCACTATTTTGTTGACACATGTCCACCTAAATTGAGGGAAGAGATTATAACTTAAAGGATAATTTAGTCATATACAAAATAAAATTGAAATACAGATTTAAATATATCgtaataatataattatactattatactatatactaaatatggacaaaaCCCATCAATCATACCACGCCATCTCGCCCAAAAACACGGTAGCTACTATAGcaacactgtagctactgtagtTTTTTTTTGTTGTTGGATTTTCCCTTACCACAATGCCCAAAAGCACTGTAGCTATTGTAGCAACCACTGTAGCTAttgtagcaatttttttttttggttggaTTTTctcttaccacaatggagtataaaaatataaattcatagataaacaaagttgctctgaattttttttttttcgcttaccacaatggagtataaaatataaatcttttgggttttcccttaccacaatggattaaaaatataaatccatagataaacgcagttgctctgaatttttttttcttaccacaatggagtataaaatataaatccatagataaacacagttgctctgtattttgcaactataaatatacatattatgtatatcgatatataaacaaaaatttgagtcgaaaaactatatatatatatatatatatatatatatatatatatatatatatatatatatatatatatatatatatatatatatatatataaatatatatatatatacaccatagcATAATTTTTAAACGAACTAGATTAACTAAAATGAAGTCGTGTGGCTAAAAGGATTATACAACAAATATAAAAACCTTCAATATTTCAAGTATTCATAACGAACTAATTTTAATTACCTAATTAGGTATTAGATATTAGACATTTAGTAGATGATAAGTAAAAGAATAACAAGAAAAGAATGAGAAGGAGAATGTGGTATATGGGATGAAAGAAGGGGGAAAGAACACTGGAGAAATAAGTTAATTAATGGAAAAGTGATTTTGTTTGTATAATATATAGTCTGATTAGGGTTTTTAGTAGACGGGTCAGCCCAGAGGCCCATTGTTGGGTTTTGGAGGTTAAAACGTTGGTTGAGTAATTGAACAAATGAtttctttgatttttctttaaaatataaaatttggtgtacacaacaacacaacaacaaaactcaatcccacatgTATGGGTTATAGGAGAGGTGAGACGTTGATAATCCTTCATTTATCATTCAATAAAGAAAAGTCGTTTCTCAACCCCAACTGAAACACTCACAAAagcagagaaagtcatctctctctttgACGGGTTGAGAGATTGCTTCCAAGGAGACCACCGGCCAATATGAAACCGAacatatacaaatattacatacaaaatagaaaaattgtttacttttttaagtattataaaatattgttATATGTTACTCCTCGGTCCAATATTAATAGTCTTTAGGTAAAAATAACAGTTTAAAACATTACATTCATTATATTATGTTTtttaattactttaccatttaaccacttactttttacctatatttttatcttatatacaaaaggttgattaagaaaagtattgaaattatatgtgtatgtggATTTGGTCTCCGTAGCGAAGCACGGAACTCCAAACTAGTTAAAAATCAAATGCAGACCAAATTATTACTTTACTTATACTATTAAAATAAAAATGAATTTCCAAACTGTATTCTTTTAAAACGGAAGCTGTACGCATTTTGATTTTATAGTGCTTATGTATTGGCTTGATGATAATAGATGTTTTCATAGTTTTAAAAGTTGTAGCTTCATACTGAAACTAATTAATCAGTCATcgttaaattcatatattatagatTATGGAGTAGATTATAGATAGATAAATAAAGCCAAAACCAAATTAAAATAACTTGGGTGCGTTTAGAGAAGGGACCATGGCTCTACCCAAACTATGTGGTATGATGAAACAGAAAGCTCCACATTGTTGaccaattttctaattcattcttttgtttgttttttttgaaaagcaaggaaTATAATTAAGCACAGAAAATATTACAACGTTCACAAATTACAGTATGAGAAGTAGGTTGCGAAGTGAGCAACCAATTAAGAAAACTAGCTCGAAAGATACAAGTGTGGGTTGCTTAACCAAGTAAACCAGTCAAATTTTTTTCCTCTCTTACGTAGGGAAATCCATTCGAAGGATTTTACTTGGATTTCATTAAGAGTAACCGCTGCACTCCACGAATTTCCGCGAAACACTCGATTATTACGATTCTTCCAAATATAGTATGCACATATCCACTCGATAGCTTGCCAAATTTTCTTCCCGAAAGGAGACATAGAAACACCTGAGTTGCCTCGAAGAATCTCATTGAAACTAAGATTCAAAAACGATCCCAACCCCCACCAACTATTGATACGCTTCCAAATGTCTTGAGCAAACGAACAAAAAAGCAAGGTATGATCCGTTGTTTCAATATCATCATCACAAAAGGGGCATCGAACACTATGTAGATCAATACCCCTTTTGTCTAACTCAATCCTAACCGGTAGTCTTTTCTTCATCAAACGCCACACGAAAATTTCAATTTTTTTAGGCACTAAGTTGTTACGCATAGTACTTGAATAATTGGTTCCACAAGATAAAAGATTTTCATCACACAAACCCGATAATTTTTTGACAGTGAATGGCTTATCCCCATCCAAGTTCCAAATCCATGAATCCACTTTGTCGCTTAACGTTACCTCCGAAACCACCTGGATCAGTGACATGAGATCACTCAAGCCTCGGCCCGAAGGTTGACGAGCCCAGGCCCATGTGAAGCTCTCCGGATGATTAGCCAACCCAATGCGCGAATTAACAGAAGCCATTTTGTTACCTTCTAGACGATACAAACGCGGGAACAACTCACTAAGCTTGCAATTTCTGATCCACACTTCATTCCAAAAAGATGTATCCGCACCATTCCCAATTGTTTTCACGAACGAGTTTTTGAAGTTGATTCCGATGTCTTCCAAAGTATTACCTGCAACAATGATATTCTGCCAAGTACCTACGGTTGGGCGATAACCTAAGTCACCACCCGACCCTAGGCCACCACACGAACCATAAATGCTACGAGTCACTCTAACCCAAAGCGTATTggattcggttttaaacctccaccaccactttgcGAGAAGAGCTAAGTTTTTCCCATTTAGAGAACCAATATTTAACCCCCCATCCCATAAGAAGCTAAGATattatcccatttaacccatgctATTTTTGAACACGAATctgacccccccccccccccaaaatttCCTTCTCACACTCTCAAGTAGTTTTATCACACATTGcggggcacgaaagagcgagaaatAATACAACGGAAGACTCGAGAAAACCGATTTAATAAGAACTAATCTTCCTCCATAAGACATCGATCGCATTTTCCAACTCGAAAGACGATTTTTTTATCTTTTCAATAACCGGTTCCCAATGTTTTAGCTTATTCATCTTACATCCTATTGGAAGACCGAGGTATGTAAATGGGAATGTACCAACTTGACACCCGAGTTGATTGGCAATTACCGTCATCTCTTCGTTACCAACCCCAACACCATATAAGCAGCTTTTATGAAAATTCACTTTTAAACCGGATGCAAGTTCAAAACACTTTAGTAGAATTTGGAGACTACGGGCATTTGCACCACTACATTCACCCAGAAAGATGGTATCGTCCGCGTATTGAAGATGAGAGATGGGAACTTTGTCTATGCCCACTTCAATACCCTTAaaaatgaaatgacccgtcctaatccatccggacgaagtccatatcgattataaacgattcacaacagttgattacatcgcgaggtacttgacctctatatgatacattttacaaacattgcattcgtttttgaaaagacaatctttcattatatcgaaagttgacaggcatgcataccatttcataatatatccaactataattgacttaataataatcttgatgaactcgacgactcgaatgcaacgtcttttgaaatatgccatgaatgactccaggtaatacctataaaatgagcaaatgcacagcggaagatttctttcgtacctgagaataaacatgctttcaagtgtcaaccaaaaggttggtgagttcatttgtttatcataaataatcatttcataattttaatagaccacaagatttcatatttccatttctcgtaaacatacgtcccatgcatagagacaaaaaatatcattcatatggattgaacacctggtaaccgacattcacaatatacatataagaatatccccatcattccgggatcctccttcggacatgatataaatttcgaagtactaaagcatccggtactttggatggggcttgttgggcccgatagatctatctttagagttcgcgtcaattatggtgtctgttccctaattcttagattaccagactttaataaaaaggggcttattcgatttcgatcattcaaccatataatgtagttttgattacttgtgtctatttcgtaaaacagttataaaaacagcgcatgtattctcagtcccaaaaatatatattgcaaaagcatttaaaaagggattaatgaaactcacgcatataaaaaatagtaaaacagttaataaagcatttgcatgtattctcagcccaaaaatgtaatgagtaaaaagggagcaaatgaaactcacgcatataaatattgtaaaacagttaataaagcatttgcatgtattctcagcccaaaaatgtaatgagtaaaaagggagcaaatgaaactcaccatactgtattttgtagtaaaaatacatatgacgtcatttaacaagtgtagggttgaactcggattcacgaacctatattattcatatatattaacacatatcacatttaatcgactaagcttatttatattatataatgtattaagatttatatatatatatatatatatatatatatatatatatatatatatatatatatatatatatatgattatattaagatatgtttttatataactattactttatttggtaacataatatttataatggaaagttgtaatatttttataagaataaggacactaataataataataaataatagtagtgtaagtaaaaatgatgataataatatataaaaatcttgatgataataataataataataataataataataataataataataataataataataataataatttttctaataatgttaatcttaagaAGATGACaattttgattaataataatgataataataataataaatatgataatgacaataataataacaaaaatactaaaagtgctaccttaatgaaacaagctccaaaaaggaaaaaataactgcccatgctcgggctcgaacccgcgacctctagttcACCCACAACACCCCTAAACCATCTATCTACTTGTGTTTTTCTGGAATTAGTTTCTCCCCAGTAATATGTATAGATCCCGTTAATATTTTGCTTTCCCAACATTCATTAAAAGATTTGGGCTTCATTCGGCCCAATAGCAGTTTCAGTCCAACTGCCTAATTCATACTCGGCCCAAACACGAAATAGAAGCCCAATGTTTGCTACTTGGATCCGTAAACCCAATACCCCTTTTTTTTATAACCAGGTCGATAGCTTTATGGGTGTAGTCCGTCCAATCTGATCGAAATCAAAGACGACAACAGAGGCGTCCAACAGTAATCGATCATCTGGGTGTTAGTCGATTTGCAGCAATCGTTCATAGCAATTCTTGATGATGTTCTAAGGTAAtgatttagttttatttaattaactTATATGATGTGGGTATTCAATCAGAGATTCGGGTTGGATTGATATCGATAAGTGTGTGTCGGTTAATTGGAGATACAGTTAATGGAAAGGTTATCTATAAGTAATGATTAACAGCTTGTTGAAGCGAATTTGATTGAAGCCACAGCAATAGTTGCAATCGACAAGGAACAGGAATACCTAGTTCGTTTCTGATTTAAAAATTAATTTGGAGATTTTATGTTTTGCAGGTGTAGCAGATGGTTGGGATTATGGTTCTGATGGTTGTAGCAGGAAATAAGGCAATCGAAACGCAACCGTAACCAGTTTGTTGAGTAAGTATCGCCGGTAAAACACGGTCAAGCAAAAAGCCAGAAACAGGATCGAGTTATAACTAAAAGGGTTGTTGTTTGATTAATGAATTTGAGATAGCCATGATATAATAGAACAAGTAATGTATTCgttttcataatcatcattatatcaatatcaatattatcatGATCTTTATTTTTCACCCTATTTATTGAATCTGTATCATCATCATACCTTTGTTAGTTGCCACAGAAACAATATGATTTTCGTGTGGTGACAGGGACAGTCACCATTAACTGTTGTAATTCCCTAGTTGTAGCAGTAGGAATAATAACTAATAAGGATAGTTTTGTTTTTATGGCCCAGACCGATCAGCCATAAGGAAGAGTAGAAGCAAAAATTTGAAATAGGTATAAATCTTGTGAGGTGATCTTCATGCAGGTATTCCACACAGAACTTAGCAGCGTGGTGTTGGTTTAATGATGATCAAAATAGGGTGGTTAGTTATTTAGTTTAAACAGAGCAAAGAAGAATGCAACAGGAAACAAAAATATATTTGGTGATGGCAATTGGGGTTGTAATGTAGATGGTGGTTTGAAGATGGTCTTCGAACAACTAGGACAAGTGAATTGGTTTTGTGTTAATTTGGTAGAAGAGTAGAGAGAAAGAGAGTTGGATGATTTTTGAGAATTGTCTTCCTTATGCATATAATGCATATGTACATCATGTAATAGTTAGTGGGGTATATCATATTCTGAACCAAACAAACACTGACAAAACATAGTACCATTTAATATATAAAGTATCAATTGAATATAAGTGGGATGTGAAATGAAATAGAAAACAGAACTGTAGCAATCAAGAAGGAAAAATAGAATTAAAGTGTAACAGTTGTCAGGTTGTCATGTtccatatatcatatatttatatagtaTAATAATACTAACATCAACTAGTTGATAATATAAATATTCGACATATAAAAAACGTGTGATCCATTGAAGCCATCAGGTGTTTATAATTATTCAGTTGACATCCAAAGCAATATTTCATATTTCGTGTTccattgtttactaaataaattcgaaattatatacctataTTCAAAATactttatgtatatacatatttattttaataataaagtgtgttattacttatattatttttcatatttatttctaataattaGGTCGTATATggcttttaattatatttcaagttattatatatatgtatatatatttaccaataattgttcgtgaatctccgGGAATGGTCCAAAGATAATTGACTTCATGAAATAATTCAAAATTCTGAGACTCAACTCtacagagtttgcttatcgtgtcgaatttatataaagattaagtttaaatttggtcgaaatttcccgggtcatcacagtacctacccgttaaagaaatttcgtcccgaaatttgagtgaggtggtcatggctaaccataagaatgttttcatgacgaatatgagttgttaaatagaattttatcattattgactaatatggataaaacaattcgattatccgAAGCGTAcacgtgaagctatcataaaagattgagatagagatttaacgtttgacgtagtcacggttgaatttagaaaataaggtgtgtctaatcttttgacgttgtcttggttgaattccggaattcaagggatttaaagaaaatcttcaaaatctaaaagatttgattcttcggcgagtaaggaaattaagatctctataattaaatacggtgatatgcCTCGATTATTCTATTTGATATTTccgttataaattaaactttttccggtccattattctcaccatttctatacaatccacaaatccaaaagattataaaaatgcttaatccaattctgatccttgtccttatcctcactatcgcaacaattattctccttttccaattaccatcggaggaatctgttttcttctacttctccctcggggttataatgtttttaattctctcgtgtctttatgttgcgataaacattgatatacacggtttgtaattcctgtgtttgtgatcggctttatattttcctttatttttcggagctccatgttcttgttttctcttcccgactccaagtcaagcgaacaatgatccagaattcgtagatatagagtttcaaatgattataatgttctaagcatggtgaaacgtgatagcacgatttgattttcaaatttatcaaaattacagaagatagaactatcaagaatatattcttcttgatatgttcgtaggttatgtagaatgaaagagttatgtaacatgacacatgatga from Rutidosis leptorrhynchoides isolate AG116_Rl617_1_P2 chromosome 9, CSIRO_AGI_Rlap_v1, whole genome shotgun sequence harbors:
- the LOC139868628 gene encoding uncharacterized protein — protein: MASVNSRIGLANHPESFTWAWARQPSGRGLSDLMSLIQVVSEVTLSDKVDSWIWNLDGDKPFTVKKLSGLCDENLLSCGTNYSSTMRNNLVPKKIEIFVWRLMKKRLPVRIELDKRGIDLHSVRCPFCDDDIETTDHTLLFCSFAQDIWKRINSWWGLGSFLNLSFNEILRGNSGVSMSPFGKKIWQAIEWICAYYIWKNRNNRVFRGNSWSAAVTLNEIQVKSFEWISLRKRGKKFDWFTWLSNPHLYLSS